From the Kitasatospora viridis genome, one window contains:
- a CDS encoding MFS transporter: protein MRSAMTSAPAAAASPARPARGALTVVTYVLFAVMLGGTAPTPIYAIYAHRLHLAPPAISVVFAAYAAGILLALLLFGGVSDYAGRRITLGTACAVSVASSTVFALFPVLPGLLAGRLLSGVSVGLCTGAATAYFAELHPDRTRAALIASVTNMAGLGVGPLLSGFLVQYLPHPTAVPYLALITLQLPGLLLVRLPEPVADRRLRIRPQRLRVPASTRRPFTAAAVAVFAAFALLGLLAALTGDFLTDGLHDSSHLLVGAVVFSAFGAAGAVQLLVVRLRPSTGSVLGMVAIPVGVALLVLALAAHSLPLFLTGALVGGSGAGAAFKSGLAMVVAAASKQQAGEAASGYFFAAYLGLTLPVIGVAVLVTRSSLLTAAGCFAGVIAVLSAVSVACTVRLDRVG from the coding sequence GTGCGCTCGGCCATGACCTCGGCTCCCGCCGCTGCCGCGTCCCCCGCGCGGCCGGCGCGGGGGGCGCTGACCGTCGTCACCTACGTGCTGTTCGCCGTCATGCTCGGCGGCACGGCGCCCACCCCGATCTACGCGATCTACGCGCACCGCCTGCACCTGGCGCCACCCGCGATCTCCGTCGTCTTCGCCGCCTACGCCGCCGGGATCCTCCTCGCCCTGCTGCTCTTCGGCGGGGTGTCGGACTACGCCGGGCGCCGGATCACCCTGGGCACGGCCTGCGCGGTCTCGGTCGCCAGCAGCACCGTCTTCGCCCTCTTCCCGGTCCTGCCGGGCCTGCTGGCAGGGCGGCTGCTCTCCGGGGTGTCGGTCGGCCTCTGCACCGGTGCCGCCACCGCCTACTTCGCCGAACTGCACCCCGACCGGACCCGGGCCGCGCTGATCGCCTCCGTCACCAACATGGCGGGGCTGGGCGTCGGGCCGCTGCTCTCCGGCTTCCTGGTCCAGTACCTCCCGCACCCCACGGCCGTCCCCTACCTCGCCCTGATCACCCTGCAACTGCCCGGCCTGCTACTGGTCCGGCTGCCCGAGCCCGTCGCCGACCGCCGACTGCGGATCAGGCCGCAGCGGCTGCGGGTGCCGGCCTCGACGCGCCGGCCCTTCACGGCCGCCGCGGTCGCCGTCTTCGCCGCCTTCGCCCTGCTCGGCCTGCTGGCGGCGCTGACCGGGGACTTCCTCACCGACGGCCTGCACGACAGCAGTCATCTGCTGGTCGGCGCCGTGGTGTTCAGCGCGTTCGGGGCCGCGGGCGCGGTGCAGCTCCTGGTGGTCCGGCTGCGCCCGTCGACGGGTTCCGTGCTGGGCATGGTCGCCATCCCGGTCGGGGTGGCCCTGCTCGTGCTGGCCCTGGCGGCGCACTCGCTGCCGCTCTTCCTCACCGGGGCGCTCGTCGGCGGCTCCGGCGCCGGCGCGGCCTTCAAATCGGGGCTCGCCATGGTGGTCGCGGCAGCCTCGAAGCAGCAGGCGGGCGAGGCGGCCTCCGGCTACTTCTTCGCCGCCTACCTCGGGCTCACCCTGCCGGTGATCGGGGTCGCGGTGCTGGTGACCCGCAGCAGCCTGCTCACGGCGGCGGGCTGTTTCGCGGGCGTGATCGCCGTCCTGTCAGCGGTGAGCGTGGCCTGCACGGTGCGCCTGGACCGGGTCGGCTGA